The Desulfobacterales bacterium region GAAGTCTCTTGTCCCGCAGATGCATTGACGCGCAAGGTCGGGATCAACTGCCGGGCCAATTCCACCGCGTCGAAATCCAGATCATCGGCGGAAACCGTTCTCCAGTCCTTACGGTTCATTGCTCCGTATACAACGAAGGCTGTACGCAGCCGTTCATGGTCGAAATTACCCATATGCAGAATTCCGTGGCTGTCGAACAGGTCTCTCGCTTGCCTGCGTGCCAGCAGTGCCGCCAGTTTGCCTGCCGCCAACTCGTGAATATCTATTATCGGTATTCCGGTAGCCCGCCAGGCTCCCACCGGATGAGAGTCGGATATCGTGACCGGCCACAACGGGACCCGGAACATGAAGTTGAGGTCCACCTCGAGATTGCCGGACAGGCCGGCCGCACTCTGATAACGCAACAGCCATTTGCCACCGGCATGCTCTTCCGGCATACGCCTGACGGTGAACCCCTCCCGTGCAAAGACCGCTCGGGCCGCCTGCTCGATCTTGGGGCGTTCGGCAAGCATGGCTTCCCGGTCCTCGGCACCCACGTAGTTCAGATCAATGTCAACTGAAAGCCGGGGTACGTCAAAGACGAAAAGGTTCAGGGCGGTTCCGCCCTTGAGGGCCAACTTGCCTTTCAAGAAAGGATGACTGCCGAGGGCATCGAGAAGCCCCAGCAGCCGGGCCACCTTTTCGAGTACGTCCGATCTGAATCCTGTTGCTGCCGCTTCGGCGGTCAGCTTTTCATGGGAGATTTTCACAGCACTTCCCCCCATGCCCGTTCGAATAATTCAACAGGCACCACCAGGTTCCAATTCCGGACGAGCCGCCCGGACTTCCGATTGGAGCGATCCAGGTAATGCGGTTGTCGAGGCCGGTGATCGTGGAGTGGCTTGAGATGGGCTTTTTCGACCATCAGGGTTTCACGATGCTGTTCCAGGAAAAAGCCGACCTTGGCGGTTGTGGTCGCATTGTTGAGCAGGAGAGCGTATTCCACCACCTTGTCGAGATCAAAGAACTCGACCGACTCCAGGGAACGCCATATTTCCTCCCAGCTTCCCGAGATGTCCGGCCGGTCCAGGACATCCACCAGCGTCCGCTCCAGGCAGGTAACAGGGACTTCCAGGCCGGAGCGGTCAACGGTGACGACACCAAAAAATTCTTTCCCCTCCCGGCAAAGTGCCTGCGGAAATTTTACGCCGCGGAAGACACGGGAGCGGAAGGTAACAATTGAAACAGGGCGGGAAGCCGAATAGGTGAAATGTTCCCGTACGGAGTAAGCACGGCCGTAAATATCCAAGGCCGTATGGTATGACAGAACAGCATCCTTGGTCAGCTTCGCAGCCACCAGAAAAGGATCGACCGGGTACGAATCCGGATCGGCGCCAGGCGGGATGACAGCATACAAACCACGCCGTATGAGAATGACGTGCCCTGTTTTCCGATGGTAATCCAGCAGAGACTCCCTGGTCCTGGGGCCTGATTTCCCCATGGCCGCCAGGTGTCTGTTCAGCTCTTCGCCAGTGAACACCGGATGTTTGCGGAAAAACTCTTCATGTTTCATGACAAGCTACTTGACAATAATTCATATAACCCATAGCTATTTTATGTGTTACTCTTGATATTGTCAAGTAAAAATAGAAGCTCTTTGAAGATAATACACAAAACCCATGTTTTTTTGTGGGGTTCGCGTGCGAACGTCAAGCGCCGGCCTTTCTGGCGATTTCTTTCTTTTCAAGCATGACAGGCCGACGACGGAAAACTGGTCGGGCGTCGGTACTCTTGAATATTGTGTAAAAGGGTAGAGTAGGAAGCTGATTTCCGATCAGCGACTGGGATTTTCATTGACGCCTCGCCGCACGCGGCTACTGCGTATCAACCGTCCTGTATCGTTCATCAGCCTCCCCTCATCAAACCGTGCGTGCGGTTTTACCATTCGGCTTCGCCTCATTCTCGCCCCTTCGGGCTCGTGGTCTCCGCTGCGCTCTGGCTCCCGCACACGGCTTTCCGATGTTCTTCACCGCAGGGCATGCGCCCTCGTCCAACCCGCTGTCGCTGGCACCTTGAAAAGCCCGTAGCGCTCATAGAGATCGCGCCGCGGAATCCGTACGTAACATGACCCGTTTGACAGGGTCTGGTTTGTACGTCTTGCCCTTCAAATGCTTGCCGTAACCCTTCAATTCCACGGAATATCAATGATAACGAGTCTTCTATGGCTTTCCTTTGCGGCATAATTGTCGGTCTCGCAACAACCCGCTCGACGGACGTGA contains the following coding sequences:
- a CDS encoding nucleotidyl transferase AbiEii/AbiGii toxin family protein: MKISHEKLTAEAAATGFRSDVLEKVARLLGLLDALGSHPFLKGKLALKGGTALNLFVFDVPRLSVDIDLNYVGAEDREAMLAERPKIEQAARAVFAREGFTVRRMPEEHAGGKWLLRYQSAAGLSGNLEVDLNFMFRVPLWPVTISDSHPVGAWRATGIPIIDIHELAAGKLAALLARRQARDLFDSHGILHMGNFDHERLRTAFVVYGAMNRKDWRTVSADDLDFDAVELARQLIPTLRVNASAGQETSAEYGTRLGDECRQALSAVLPFTEAERAFLDLLLDQGEIDSTILTADPTLQERIQRQPLLEWKAINVRKHKGLS